One stretch of Serinicoccus hydrothermalis DNA includes these proteins:
- a CDS encoding bifunctional o-acetylhomoserine/o-acetylserine sulfhydrylase — MATYTDFTTRQIHAGQTPDSQTGARALPIYQTTSYVFEDADQAADRFALAELGPIYTRITNPTQETVENRIADLEGGVGALLVASGSSAVTLAILNLAGAGDHVVSSPSLYGGTQNLFAHTLPRLGIEVTFVEDPTDPEQWRAAARPTTKAFFGETIANPSSDVLDTRAVADVAHEVGVPLVVDNTVATPYLARPIEHGADIVVHSATKYLGGHGTAIAGVIVDAGRFDYGAEPGRFPGFTEPDESYHGLVYAEALGEGGILGANVSFIIKARVQLLRDLGPAVSPFNAFLIAQGLETLSLRIERHVDNARRVAQWLTEQDQVLSVSYAGLPDHPSHARAQAYLPGGAGAVLAFEIEGGAPAGRAFVSALELHSHVANIGDVRSLVIHPASTTHSQLTPQAQAAAGVTPGLVRLSVGIEGIEDILADLERGFAAVSASRRETEAA; from the coding sequence ATGGCCACCTACACCGACTTCACCACCCGGCAGATCCACGCCGGCCAGACCCCCGACTCCCAGACCGGCGCCCGCGCGCTGCCGATCTACCAGACCACCTCCTACGTCTTCGAGGACGCCGACCAGGCTGCGGACCGCTTCGCCTTGGCCGAGCTGGGCCCGATCTACACCCGGATCACCAACCCGACCCAGGAGACGGTGGAGAACCGCATCGCCGACCTCGAGGGCGGCGTCGGCGCGCTGCTGGTCGCCTCCGGCTCCTCGGCGGTGACCCTGGCGATCCTCAATCTCGCCGGGGCGGGCGACCACGTCGTGTCCTCCCCCAGCCTCTACGGCGGCACGCAGAACCTCTTCGCGCACACCCTGCCCCGGCTCGGCATCGAGGTCACCTTCGTCGAGGACCCGACCGACCCCGAGCAGTGGCGCGCGGCCGCCCGGCCGACCACCAAGGCCTTCTTCGGGGAGACCATCGCCAACCCCAGCAGCGACGTCCTCGACACCCGCGCCGTCGCGGACGTCGCGCACGAGGTGGGCGTCCCGCTCGTCGTCGACAACACGGTCGCGACCCCCTACCTCGCCCGCCCCATCGAGCACGGCGCGGACATCGTGGTCCACTCCGCCACGAAGTACCTCGGCGGCCACGGCACGGCGATCGCCGGGGTGATCGTCGACGCCGGCCGCTTCGACTACGGCGCCGAGCCAGGCCGCTTCCCCGGGTTCACCGAGCCGGACGAGAGCTACCACGGGCTCGTGTATGCCGAGGCGCTCGGCGAGGGTGGCATCCTCGGCGCCAACGTGTCCTTCATCATCAAGGCGCGGGTGCAGCTGCTGCGCGACCTCGGCCCGGCGGTCTCTCCGTTCAACGCCTTCCTCATCGCCCAGGGCCTGGAGACGCTCTCGCTGCGGATCGAGCGGCACGTGGACAACGCCCGGCGCGTGGCCCAGTGGCTGACCGAGCAGGACCAGGTGCTCTCGGTCTCCTACGCCGGGCTGCCCGACCACCCCTCGCACGCCCGGGCCCAGGCATACCTGCCCGGCGGCGCCGGGGCCGTGCTCGCCTTCGAGATCGAGGGCGGGGCGCCGGCGGGGCGCGCCTTCGTCTCGGCGCTCGAGCTGCACAGCCACGTCGCCAACATCGGTGACGTCCGCTCCCTCGTCATCCACCCCGCCAGCACCACCCACTCCCAGCTGACCCCGCAGGCCCAGGCCGCGGCCGGGGTCACCCCGGGGCTGGTGCGCCTGTCGGTGGGCATCGAGGGGATCGAGGACATCCTGGCCGACCTGGAGCGGGGCTTCGCCGCCGTCTCGGCCTCCCGCCGCGAGACCGAGGCGGCCTGA